One window of Maridesulfovibrio ferrireducens genomic DNA carries:
- a CDS encoding YihY/virulence factor BrkB family protein — protein MTTGKIGDKVSDFFLNEIWNWDSQKAGFVRRIFYTFSRVLYLVFYGFWKDQCMIRASALTFTTMLSIVPFIAVAFSILKGIGFQDSSYIHEILLKISAGREEVVTKMLEYVDNTNVKTLGVIGIATLLFTVLSTVGTIEKAFNVIWKVKKGRTFWRKFTDFFSVIFICPIAVIAATSVSVSIRKQAVLSSFENIYGVSEVESFFIKLAPLVLIWVAFTFIYAFMPNTRVRLFSAAVGGVVAGTVWQMAQWAYINWQVGVSKYNAIYGSFAQLPLFLLWLYLSWIIVLLGSEISYAVQNVMLYRQQRFMPDASMEDLQKISLLALSLMSVRFNNAESAYYVEDLATEMGVPVSFLSSMLDKFVVGGILVKASDEDTEKDIYTFAVSPEKISLLRIISILTGHGDEVTQKVSSSCMVYISNVIDDMRQALVDSGKDISLALCADQMIQNTLCSEKVDELVEPSTE, from the coding sequence ATGACTACGGGAAAAATTGGAGATAAAGTTTCAGATTTTTTTCTGAATGAAATTTGGAACTGGGATTCCCAGAAAGCGGGATTTGTGCGTAGAATTTTTTATACATTTTCACGCGTTCTTTATCTTGTCTTTTACGGATTTTGGAAAGATCAGTGTATGATCAGAGCCTCCGCTTTAACTTTTACCACTATGCTTTCAATTGTTCCTTTTATCGCTGTTGCTTTTTCCATTTTAAAAGGAATTGGTTTTCAGGATTCTTCATATATACACGAGATATTACTTAAGATTTCAGCCGGTAGGGAAGAAGTCGTGACGAAGATGCTTGAATATGTGGATAATACAAATGTAAAAACCTTAGGTGTGATCGGTATTGCGACTTTGCTTTTTACTGTTTTGTCTACAGTTGGAACTATTGAAAAGGCTTTTAATGTGATCTGGAAAGTGAAGAAAGGCCGGACGTTCTGGCGGAAGTTTACAGATTTCTTTTCAGTAATATTTATCTGCCCGATAGCCGTTATTGCAGCAACGAGTGTCAGTGTTTCAATACGTAAACAGGCAGTTCTTTCTTCTTTTGAAAATATTTACGGTGTTTCAGAAGTTGAAAGTTTTTTTATTAAGCTGGCTCCGTTAGTTTTAATCTGGGTGGCATTTACGTTTATTTATGCCTTTATGCCTAATACGCGGGTCCGCCTTTTCAGCGCGGCTGTTGGCGGTGTTGTTGCCGGAACAGTTTGGCAAATGGCGCAGTGGGCGTATATTAATTGGCAGGTAGGCGTAAGCAAGTACAATGCAATTTACGGAAGTTTCGCACAACTTCCCCTCTTTTTGCTTTGGTTGTATCTAAGCTGGATTATAGTTCTGCTGGGTTCCGAAATAAGTTATGCTGTTCAAAATGTTATGCTTTATCGCCAGCAGCGTTTTATGCCGGATGCCAGCATGGAAGATTTGCAAAAAATATCTTTGCTGGCTTTGAGTCTAATGAGTGTCAGGTTTAATAACGCTGAATCAGCTTATTATGTTGAGGATCTGGCAACGGAAATGGGTGTTCCCGTCAGCTTTTTAAGCTCTATGCTGGATAAATTTGTAGTAGGCGGTATTCTGGTTAAAGCAAGTGATGAGGATACTGAAAAGGATATATATACGTTTGCTGTATCACCTGAAAAAATTTCATTATTGCGAATCATTTCAATTCTGACCGGGCATGGTGATGAGGTTACACAAAAAGTCAGCAGTTCGTGCATGGTTTATATTTCAAATGTTATTGATGATATGCGGCAGGCGCTTGTAGACAGCGGCAAAGATATTTCACTTGCTTTGTGTGCTGATCAAATGATTCAGAATACTTTGTGCTCGGAAAAAGTTGATGAGTTGGTAGAGCCTTCTACAGAATAA
- a CDS encoding YdcF family protein — protein MASAILFFYAPDILQQTDKLEKADAIVVLGGQYFRPIYAAELYNEGYAPQILVSKPVVYTEIKALRDLGINRKFQWEIYREILLKKGVPESNINYFGEDSMSTIDEAEQLEKLLSKNGPDAGIKKIILVTSPLHTGRAGKIFRDALPDKEFIVVATPYEPVSEKWWTNFRTAPYIILETTKNIYYYLGGAFRSSKQH, from the coding sequence GTGGCTTCTGCCATACTTTTCTTTTACGCTCCTGATATTTTGCAACAAACGGATAAGCTCGAAAAAGCTGATGCAATTGTAGTACTGGGCGGTCAATATTTCCGCCCCATTTATGCAGCAGAACTTTACAATGAGGGCTACGCTCCTCAAATATTAGTCAGTAAACCTGTTGTATATACTGAAATAAAAGCTCTTCGTGACCTAGGTATTAACCGCAAATTTCAATGGGAAATTTATCGAGAAATTTTGCTTAAAAAAGGTGTGCCGGAAAGTAATATTAATTATTTCGGTGAAGATAGTATGAGCACTATTGATGAAGCTGAACAACTGGAAAAATTGCTCAGTAAAAATGGTCCTGATGCAGGCATAAAAAAGATCATCCTTGTTACATCACCACTTCATACAGGACGCGCCGGTAAAATCTTTCGAGATGCGCTTCCTGACAAAGAATTTATTGTAGTTGCCACGCCATACGAACCGGTTTCCGAAAAATGGTGGACCAACTTTCGCACGGCTCCATATATAATTTTAGAAACGACCAAGAACATTTATTATTATTTGGGCGGAGCCTTCAGAAGTTCTAAACAGCATTAA
- the tgt gene encoding tRNA guanosine(34) transglycosylase Tgt has protein sequence MTENKKKPGTFKIHATDGNARLGTLTTAHGDIETPVYMPVGTQGTVKGVSPRDLKEIKSQIILGNTYHLYLRPGDELIARRGGLHKFSNWDRPILTDSGGFQVFSLESIRKITEQGVEFRSYLDGSKHFFSPEKVISIQKNLGSDIMMVLDECVGYGNDREYTERSLEMTTRWAQRCRDAYPVGSGDQLMFGIIQGGFHKDLREKSLEQLTEIPFEGYAIGGLSVGEPIPDMYDILRHIGPKLPQDKPRYLMGVGTPLDILEGIANGVDMFDCVLPTRNARNGTLYTSQGKVNIKRAQYREDDSPLDPNCDCYTCRNFSKAYLRHIYTAKELLSSQLNSIHNLRFFLNLTEQAREAIKNGTFADLRKKYEAVYEPVV, from the coding sequence ATGACTGAAAACAAAAAAAAACCCGGCACTTTTAAAATTCACGCAACCGATGGAAACGCACGTCTCGGAACCCTGACCACAGCCCATGGCGACATTGAAACACCTGTCTACATGCCTGTCGGTACACAAGGAACTGTTAAAGGTGTTTCTCCGCGCGATCTAAAAGAAATCAAATCACAAATTATTCTGGGCAACACATACCATCTCTATCTCAGACCCGGAGATGAATTAATCGCCCGTAGAGGCGGTCTGCATAAATTTTCCAACTGGGATCGTCCTATTCTCACAGACAGCGGCGGTTTTCAGGTTTTCAGTCTTGAATCAATCCGCAAAATTACCGAACAGGGAGTCGAATTCCGTTCGTACTTAGACGGCTCTAAACATTTCTTTTCACCTGAAAAAGTTATTTCCATTCAAAAAAATCTAGGCTCAGATATAATGATGGTTCTTGACGAATGCGTTGGATACGGAAATGACCGTGAATACACAGAACGTTCTCTTGAAATGACTACGCGCTGGGCACAAAGATGCCGCGATGCTTATCCCGTAGGTTCCGGCGATCAGTTAATGTTCGGAATTATTCAGGGCGGGTTCCACAAAGATCTGCGCGAAAAAAGCCTTGAGCAACTAACTGAGATCCCATTCGAAGGCTATGCAATCGGCGGTTTAAGTGTCGGTGAGCCTATCCCTGATATGTACGATATCCTCAGGCACATCGGACCTAAACTTCCACAGGATAAACCAAGATACCTGATGGGTGTCGGAACTCCACTTGATATTCTCGAAGGAATCGCGAACGGCGTAGACATGTTCGATTGCGTATTGCCCACAAGGAATGCACGCAATGGCACCCTTTACACCAGCCAAGGCAAAGTTAACATCAAACGCGCTCAGTATCGCGAAGACGATTCCCCTCTTGATCCTAATTGCGATTGCTACACATGCAGAAATTTCAGCAAAGCATATCTGCGCCATATTTACACAGCTAAAGAACTACTTTCATCTCAGCTTAACTCAATTCACAATTTAAGATTCTTCTTGAATCTGACCGAACAGGCACGAGAAGCTATCAAGAATGGTACCTTTGCGGATCTGCGTAAGAAATACGAAGCTGTATACGAGCCCGTTGTATAA
- a CDS encoding ArsA-related P-loop ATPase has product MKLAFAGKGGVGKTSVTSWMADWLARNGHNVWMIDADTALSLGQASGLDPELLPLPIISRKDLVHERIHEGGFLNLNPDVGDLSDDLAVDIPLSSKPLPGVIPGRKRLLVMGGLTNAGGGCACDANALLKAILAHVVMDSDDCVLVDLEAGVEHLGRGTVTAVDGLVVVTEPSLRSFQTASDVGRMGLELGLDNQAMVINRYMGGIPPELPHLPKWYTTIPPLAGLVERQMTDGNVLSLPESDEIDIILEQLVKQMGL; this is encoded by the coding sequence ATGAAACTGGCTTTTGCAGGAAAAGGTGGAGTCGGAAAGACCTCTGTTACATCATGGATGGCGGACTGGCTGGCTAGGAACGGGCATAATGTCTGGATGATTGACGCGGATACGGCTCTTTCACTCGGACAGGCATCAGGGCTTGATCCTGAGTTATTGCCACTGCCGATAATCAGCAGAAAAGATCTTGTGCATGAACGTATCCATGAGGGCGGTTTTTTAAATCTCAACCCGGATGTCGGCGATTTGTCGGATGATTTGGCTGTTGATATTCCCTTATCCTCAAAACCTTTGCCGGGGGTAATTCCCGGGCGCAAACGTCTTCTTGTCATGGGTGGACTCACGAATGCGGGAGGCGGGTGTGCATGTGATGCCAACGCGCTGTTAAAAGCTATTCTTGCGCATGTTGTGATGGATAGTGATGATTGCGTTCTGGTTGATCTTGAAGCTGGTGTGGAGCACTTGGGAAGAGGAACAGTTACCGCCGTTGACGGTCTTGTTGTTGTAACTGAACCAAGTTTGCGGAGTTTTCAGACTGCATCCGATGTAGGGCGCATGGGCCTGGAGTTGGGGCTTGATAATCAGGCTATGGTTATCAATCGCTATATGGGCGGCATTCCCCCCGAGCTTCCGCATCTTCCAAAGTGGTATACGACGATTCCACCTCTGGCAGGTCTCGTAGAACGGCAAATGACGGACGGCAATGTTCTGAGCCTTCCTGAGTCTGATGAGATTGATATTATTCTTGAGCAGCTTGTCAAACAAATGGGGCTGTGA
- the cutA gene encoding divalent-cation tolerance protein CutA, producing MEKDLRIVLVYVTVGDVEEAREIGSELLMRHLAACVNIFDKMESMYWWEGRLESSSETVLLAKTIPSLVEKLTETVKNLHSYDCPCIVAVESKEGNSEFFEWVNSHTS from the coding sequence GTGGAAAAAGATCTGCGCATAGTGCTGGTGTATGTTACTGTAGGAGACGTGGAAGAAGCTCGGGAAATTGGCAGCGAGCTTCTTATGCGTCACCTTGCCGCGTGTGTTAATATTTTTGATAAAATGGAATCGATGTACTGGTGGGAAGGGCGTCTGGAAAGCTCTTCTGAAACTGTTCTGTTGGCAAAAACGATTCCATCTCTTGTGGAAAAATTAACTGAAACAGTCAAAAATCTGCACAGTTATGATTGTCCCTGCATTGTTGCTGTTGAATCAAAAGAAGGTAATTCAGAGTTTTTTGAGTGGGTAAATAGTCATACCTCATGA
- a CDS encoding Crp/Fnr family transcriptional regulator, whose protein sequence is MKFSGINLLDELQRSELADLRDVFNSRRVKKGAIIFSPDQEENLVFIVEKMRVRIYLGYEDKEFTLGILESGDLYSTHAGCFVQALEDSSLLTTDVQSVKRCMVEIPLFNRTMVRVLGKILQNSFSVIGGLAFKDIYARLTAYLLKEAQVSGIPVDGGFELELDLTIEQLSQILGATRQTVSTLINNMVREGLVVKRARSKWFVPDLKALEDVVNS, encoded by the coding sequence ATGAAGTTTTCCGGCATAAACCTTCTTGATGAATTACAAAGGTCCGAGCTCGCAGATCTTCGTGATGTGTTTAATTCGCGCCGTGTTAAGAAAGGCGCGATTATTTTTAGCCCCGATCAGGAAGAAAATCTGGTTTTTATTGTCGAAAAAATGAGAGTGCGGATTTATCTTGGGTATGAGGATAAAGAGTTTACACTCGGTATTTTGGAATCGGGAGATCTTTATTCTACTCATGCCGGATGTTTTGTTCAGGCTCTCGAGGATAGTTCTCTTTTGACAACAGATGTTCAGTCTGTAAAACGGTGTATGGTCGAAATTCCTCTTTTCAATCGAACTATGGTTCGTGTGCTCGGTAAAATTCTGCAAAATTCATTTTCAGTCATCGGCGGTCTGGCCTTTAAAGATATTTATGCCCGCTTGACAGCTTACCTTCTCAAAGAAGCTCAGGTTTCAGGAATTCCCGTTGATGGCGGTTTTGAGCTTGAGCTTGATTTGACTATTGAACAACTCTCTCAAATTCTTGGTGCAACTCGTCAGACCGTTTCTACTTTGATCAATAATATGGTTCGCGAAGGACTTGTTGTAAAACGCGCTCGCTCAAAATGGTTTGTTCCTGATTTGAAAGCGCTTGAAGATGTAGTTAACTCGTAA
- a CDS encoding carbohydrate kinase family protein produces the protein MQILVSGSIAYDRIMSFPGSFSDHIIPEKIHMLNISLLVDGLDEKFGGTAGNIAYALSLFGEKPAVLGTVGKDFDVYEQWLTKHGVALDGVKRIDSDFTAGAYITTDKSNNQITWFNLGAMKYSCDYDFSAVDTENTLAIVSPGNLDDMQNFPETYRQKGISFIFDPGQNIPAFSGEQLLGMIKGCKILVANDYELEMIMKSTGKTRAELMELCDSIIVTLGENGCLVVEKEGETAVPAAKASVVEDPTGAGDAFRAGLIKGLSLGKNLVESAHIGAVSAVYCVEKLGTQEHSYTEDEFWARYKSSFGEI, from the coding sequence ATGCAGATTTTAGTTTCCGGTTCAATTGCTTATGACAGAATTATGAGTTTTCCAGGTAGTTTTTCTGACCATATTATTCCTGAAAAAATCCACATGTTGAATATAAGTTTGCTTGTAGACGGACTTGATGAAAAGTTCGGTGGAACCGCTGGGAATATTGCATACGCACTGTCTTTGTTCGGTGAAAAGCCTGCTGTTCTTGGAACTGTAGGTAAAGATTTTGATGTTTACGAGCAGTGGCTTACCAAACATGGTGTTGCACTTGACGGCGTAAAGCGTATTGACTCAGATTTTACCGCAGGTGCTTATATTACTACTGATAAATCTAATAACCAGATCACGTGGTTTAACCTCGGGGCTATGAAATATTCTTGCGATTACGATTTTTCAGCAGTTGATACTGAAAACACTCTCGCAATCGTTTCGCCCGGTAACCTTGATGATATGCAGAATTTCCCTGAAACATATAGACAGAAGGGTATTTCTTTCATTTTTGATCCAGGTCAAAATATCCCTGCATTCAGCGGCGAGCAGCTTCTCGGCATGATCAAAGGTTGTAAAATTCTTGTAGCTAATGACTATGAGCTTGAAATGATCATGAAATCTACCGGAAAAACCAGAGCCGAGTTAATGGAACTTTGTGATTCCATTATTGTTACTCTTGGTGAAAATGGATGTCTTGTTGTTGAAAAAGAGGGGGAAACAGCCGTGCCTGCTGCCAAGGCAAGCGTAGTTGAAGATCCCACCGGTGCAGGAGATGCTTTCAGAGCAGGCCTTATCAAAGGATTGTCTCTTGGAAAAAATCTGGTTGAATCTGCTCATATCGGCGCTGTCAGTGCTGTTTATTGCGTTGAAAAGCTTGGAACTCAGGAACATTCCTATACTGAGGATGAATTCTGGGCCCGTTACAAATCCAGTTTCGGAGAAATTTAG
- the cooS gene encoding anaerobic carbon-monoxide dehydrogenase catalytic subunit — protein MAKEPRPAEELSLWDDAQAMITKARAEGIDTVYERLQYQTPHCRICEQGLSCRNCTMGPCKITAKAPRGVCGADADVVVARNFGRFVAGGSAGHSDHGRDLIEVLEAIVTGETTDYKITDEPKLRRIAEEVGVEVAERDVKAVATDLLEVFFGDFGSRKKQISFLSRVPQKRKDIWKKLGMTPRGVDREIAEMMHRTHMGCDNDAPNTMIHAARTSLSDGWGGSMIGTELSDVIFGTPSPSMSEANLGVIKEDKVNILVHGHNPVVSEMILAAARDPQIIAEAKALGATGINVAGLCCTGNELLMRQGIPMAGNHLMTELAIITGAVEAVVVDYQCIMPSLVQISGCYHTRFIDTAQKARFTGAIHFDIHPSNALEQAREIVRLAVKAYSERDASRVDIPCDPVKIMTGFSNEAVISALGGTLDPLIQAIVTGDVRGAVGIVGCNNPKIKQDSMNVTLAKELIKKDILVLVTGCVTTAAGKAGLLVPEAIEMAGPGLKKVCGALGIPPVLHYGSCVDNARILQLCAALANALNVDISDLPVGASSPEWYSEKAAAIGLYAVASGIYTHLGHPPNILGSETVTNLAVSGLEGLVGASFVIEPDPVKAAELFDIRIKAKRKGLGLSE, from the coding sequence ATGGCAAAGGAACCACGTCCGGCAGAAGAACTTTCTTTATGGGATGATGCGCAGGCGATGATAACCAAGGCCAGAGCTGAGGGAATCGACACCGTTTACGAAAGGCTCCAGTATCAAACTCCTCATTGCAGAATTTGCGAACAAGGTCTCAGCTGTCGCAATTGCACCATGGGCCCTTGTAAAATAACAGCTAAAGCTCCTCGCGGAGTTTGCGGCGCAGATGCAGACGTAGTTGTTGCCCGCAACTTCGGTCGTTTTGTGGCTGGTGGTTCAGCCGGTCATTCTGATCATGGTCGTGATTTGATTGAAGTCCTTGAAGCTATTGTAACTGGCGAAACTACTGATTATAAAATTACTGACGAACCTAAGCTTAGACGGATTGCTGAAGAGGTCGGAGTCGAAGTTGCTGAACGTGATGTTAAAGCTGTTGCAACAGATCTTTTAGAAGTCTTTTTCGGAGATTTCGGCAGTCGTAAAAAGCAGATTTCATTCCTTTCACGTGTACCTCAAAAACGTAAAGATATTTGGAAGAAGCTCGGCATGACTCCTCGCGGTGTTGATCGCGAAATAGCAGAAATGATGCATCGCACGCATATGGGATGCGATAATGATGCTCCTAATACAATGATTCATGCGGCTCGAACTTCGCTTTCTGACGGTTGGGGCGGTTCTATGATCGGAACCGAGCTTTCAGATGTCATTTTCGGGACTCCGTCTCCTTCTATGTCTGAAGCTAATTTAGGCGTTATCAAAGAAGATAAAGTTAATATTCTAGTACACGGGCATAACCCAGTTGTTTCCGAAATGATTCTTGCCGCAGCGCGCGATCCGCAGATTATAGCCGAAGCAAAAGCCCTTGGTGCTACCGGGATTAACGTTGCCGGACTTTGCTGCACCGGTAATGAACTGCTGATGCGTCAGGGAATTCCCATGGCAGGAAATCATCTTATGACAGAACTGGCAATTATCACCGGAGCCGTTGAAGCTGTGGTTGTAGATTACCAGTGTATTATGCCTAGTCTCGTTCAGATCTCCGGTTGCTATCACACCAGATTTATCGATACCGCGCAAAAAGCCCGTTTCACCGGAGCTATTCATTTTGATATTCATCCGAGCAACGCTCTTGAACAGGCTCGTGAAATAGTCCGTCTGGCAGTTAAAGCTTATTCCGAACGTGATGCTTCCCGTGTAGATATTCCATGTGACCCCGTAAAAATTATGACTGGTTTTTCAAACGAAGCTGTCATTTCTGCGCTAGGCGGAACCCTTGATCCTCTGATTCAGGCGATTGTTACCGGAGATGTACGTGGGGCAGTTGGTATCGTTGGGTGTAATAATCCAAAAATTAAACAGGATTCCATGAATGTCACCCTTGCAAAGGAGTTGATCAAGAAGGATATTCTTGTTCTGGTCACAGGATGCGTAACAACCGCAGCAGGCAAGGCCGGACTTCTTGTGCCGGAAGCTATTGAAATGGCCGGACCGGGGCTTAAAAAAGTTTGCGGAGCACTGGGTATTCCACCTGTACTGCATTATGGTTCGTGCGTAGATAATGCACGTATCCTGCAACTTTGCGCTGCACTGGCCAACGCGTTGAATGTTGATATCAGTGATCTTCCAGTCGGAGCATCGTCCCCTGAATGGTATTCTGAAAAAGCCGCTGCTATCGGTCTTTATGCCGTTGCAAGTGGAATTTATACTCATCTTGGCCATCCTCCGAATATCCTCGGTTCTGAAACGGTCACGAACCTTGCTGTTTCAGGTCTTGAAGGTTTGGTAGGTGCTTCTTTTGTTATTGAACCTGATCCTGTTAAGGCCGCTGAGCTTTTTGATATACGTATCAAGGCTAAGCGTAAGGGACTTGGACTTAGCGAATAG
- the nth gene encoding endonuclease III, which produces MVIKNSLPEKEVAKRAKEIYSRLLKRYPDPTPELDWKNAWELLVSTVLAAQCTDVRVNKITPALFAKWPGPAELCKADATDIESVIRSTGLFRNKAKNLKAAAILLMDDFNGELPRNMQEMTLLPGVARKTANIVLSNAMNVHEGVAVDTHVKRLSFRMGLTVSTNPIVIERDLMPLFKRENWGIANHLLVLFGRDICPARSPKCNICPLNDICPKNGIEKK; this is translated from the coding sequence ATGGTTATAAAGAATAGTTTGCCCGAAAAGGAAGTCGCTAAAAGAGCAAAAGAAATATATTCTCGTCTGCTGAAGCGATACCCTGATCCAACGCCTGAACTTGACTGGAAAAACGCATGGGAACTTTTAGTTTCTACCGTTCTTGCTGCGCAATGTACTGACGTGAGGGTCAACAAAATAACTCCCGCACTTTTCGCAAAATGGCCCGGCCCCGCAGAGCTTTGCAAAGCGGACGCTACAGATATTGAAAGTGTGATTCGCTCAACGGGATTATTTAGAAATAAAGCCAAAAATCTCAAAGCCGCCGCTATCCTTTTAATGGATGATTTTAACGGCGAGTTGCCACGCAACATGCAGGAAATGACACTGCTACCCGGAGTCGCACGCAAAACAGCCAACATAGTGCTGTCCAATGCAATGAATGTGCACGAAGGCGTTGCCGTCGATACTCATGTAAAACGTCTTTCGTTCAGAATGGGGTTAACAGTAAGCACCAATCCTATTGTTATTGAAAGAGATCTGATGCCGCTTTTTAAAAGAGAAAACTGGGGAATTGCAAACCATTTGCTGGTACTCTTCGGACGCGATATATGCCCCGCCAGAAGCCCTAAATGCAATATTTGTCCACTAAACGATATATGTCCTAAAAACGGAATTGAGAAAAAATAA